One Pseudodesulfovibrio sp. S3 DNA window includes the following coding sequences:
- a CDS encoding MFS transporter, with protein MSYSKKYYGWSVIAASWLALFCLFGYRATFSILKVPMSADMGWSQTEVTLGYSFMMMVYALAAFGCGMILDKWGTKPVYFMGAILGAAGFYVTSMVHSLYAYYAAYGILAGAATGMLWVSSTISVRKWFVGKSYAKMFGIAFAGAPMSQVVMSLFVKQSLVGAEGDAWRGAMQLLGVLTLGCLIVAALLAKKNPEDYGMEPFGETPGASATKEYVWGIKEAFSTFPIWGAILTFLTSMLAEFLVWTQVVSYWNSDLGMSLSKATNLYVAIGVVGIFSMPIMGIVADKVVQASKCESQGRKRMLIFGPLTGVAACGLLLMQTSASTILGLIACFIFAIYWAIVPGGVVGYTGAVYGRATLGKIWGLATLIVMGIGPFIGPLIGGYLKDMSGSYTYSIIFAMCAFLVSGIIASSLPLSTEVLARAKAKVSTV; from the coding sequence ATGAGTTACAGTAAAAAATATTACGGATGGTCAGTCATTGCCGCGTCCTGGCTGGCCCTGTTTTGCCTCTTCGGCTATCGCGCAACCTTCTCGATCCTGAAGGTTCCCATGAGTGCCGACATGGGGTGGTCCCAGACCGAAGTGACCCTGGGCTACTCCTTCATGATGATGGTCTACGCCCTTGCCGCCTTCGGCTGCGGTATGATTTTGGATAAATGGGGCACAAAACCAGTATACTTCATGGGTGCCATTCTCGGTGCGGCCGGGTTCTATGTCACCAGCATGGTGCACAGCCTCTACGCATACTACGCTGCCTACGGCATACTGGCAGGCGCGGCAACCGGTATGCTGTGGGTGTCCTCCACCATCTCCGTCCGCAAGTGGTTTGTAGGGAAAAGTTATGCCAAAATGTTCGGCATAGCGTTTGCCGGAGCCCCCATGTCGCAGGTTGTCATGAGCCTGTTCGTCAAGCAGAGCTTGGTCGGAGCAGAAGGCGATGCTTGGCGTGGCGCCATGCAGCTCCTTGGAGTGCTCACTCTTGGTTGTCTGATCGTGGCCGCGTTACTGGCAAAGAAGAATCCTGAAGATTATGGGATGGAGCCCTTCGGTGAAACGCCCGGAGCAAGCGCGACCAAAGAATACGTGTGGGGTATCAAGGAAGCCTTTTCCACCTTCCCCATCTGGGGGGCAATCCTCACATTCCTGACCAGCATGCTTGCTGAGTTCCTGGTCTGGACTCAAGTGGTCAGTTACTGGAACTCCGATCTCGGCATGAGCCTGTCCAAGGCCACCAATCTTTATGTCGCTATCGGTGTGGTCGGCATTTTCTCCATGCCCATCATGGGTATTGTGGCCGACAAGGTCGTCCAGGCTTCCAAATGTGAGTCGCAAGGCCGCAAACGCATGCTCATATTCGGTCCCTTGACCGGTGTGGCCGCCTGCGGACTGCTGCTCATGCAGACCTCTGCCAGCACTATCCTGGGCCTCATCGCCTGCTTCATCTTTGCCATATACTGGGCAATCGTTCCCGGCGGCGTCGTAGGATACACTGGTGCTGTCTATGGTCGAGCCACCCTGGGCAAGATATGGGGCCTCGCCACCCTCATCGTCATGGGTATCGGCCCGTTCATCGGCCCACTTATTGGCGGATACCTGAAGGATATGTCAGGGAGTTACACCTACTCCATCATCTTTGCCATGTGTGCGTTCCTTGTCTCCGGGATCATCGCTTCCAGCTTGCCCCTTTCCACGGAAGTCCTGGCCCGGGCCAAAGCAAAGGTTTCCACAGTTTAA
- a CDS encoding dicarboxylate/amino acid:cation symporter → MRNWVKILIGLVAGVAFGAIFPLFTPYVAPLGTLFIKAIKLLIVPLIFSSLVTGITSMQDIGTLGRISLKTVIIYMATTVCAISIGLLSGIILHPGTGMNLIASETNTTVAAVPSIADTLLGLIPSNPFKAMVEGNILQVIIFTVLLGIAINLTGKKAAPVRKFCESMAETMYSMTAIVIAFAPVGIFALMANVVSQYGLSALLPLLKVLLAVLAGSVIHIILVYGGSVALLARTNPVIFFKGIMEALLVGFSTTSSSGTLPVTTQCMEDNLGVSKSITSFVLPLGATINMDGTAIYQGVCAIFIAQAYNIDLTVGNYLTIIFTATLASIGTAGVPGAGLIMLSMILTAIGLPLEGIALIASIDRLLDMVRTTVNVCGDAMATLLVAKSENEVGEEREMESPCCTTKQRF, encoded by the coding sequence ATGAGGAACTGGGTCAAAATTCTAATTGGACTGGTTGCCGGAGTCGCTTTTGGAGCGATCTTCCCTCTCTTCACCCCTTACGTCGCTCCACTGGGGACATTGTTCATCAAGGCGATCAAGCTATTGATCGTACCGCTCATTTTTTCTTCCCTGGTCACCGGCATCACCAGCATGCAAGATATCGGCACGCTGGGCAGAATCAGCCTAAAGACGGTTATCATATACATGGCCACTACCGTCTGCGCCATTTCGATAGGCCTTCTGTCCGGGATCATACTGCACCCCGGAACAGGCATGAACCTCATTGCCTCCGAAACGAATACAACGGTGGCAGCAGTCCCGTCCATCGCCGATACCCTGCTTGGGCTTATCCCCTCCAATCCGTTCAAGGCCATGGTCGAAGGCAACATCCTACAGGTTATCATCTTCACCGTATTGCTGGGCATTGCCATCAATCTGACCGGCAAGAAAGCCGCCCCGGTTCGGAAATTCTGCGAATCCATGGCCGAAACAATGTATTCAATGACGGCAATCGTCATCGCTTTTGCACCGGTAGGCATCTTTGCTCTGATGGCCAACGTGGTTTCCCAATACGGACTGAGCGCCCTGTTGCCGCTGCTGAAGGTTCTCTTGGCAGTACTGGCGGGCAGTGTCATCCACATCATCCTCGTATATGGGGGAAGTGTCGCGCTCTTGGCGAGGACCAATCCGGTCATTTTCTTCAAGGGCATCATGGAAGCTTTGCTGGTGGGTTTTTCCACTACCAGCAGTTCAGGAACCCTGCCGGTCACGACCCAATGCATGGAGGACAACCTCGGCGTATCCAAATCGATTACATCGTTCGTCCTTCCCTTGGGGGCCACTATCAACATGGACGGAACGGCCATCTACCAGGGTGTCTGTGCGATTTTCATCGCTCAAGCATACAACATCGATCTCACCGTAGGCAATTATCTTACAATCATCTTCACGGCCACACTCGCCTCCATCGGCACGGCAGGCGTTCCCGGAGCTGGACTCATAATGCTTTCCATGATCCTGACCGCCATCGGGCTTCCTCTGGAGGGAATCGCGCTGATAGCCAGCATAGACAGGCTGCTGGATATGGTGCGCACAACCGTCAACGTCTGCGGTGACGCCATGGCCACCCTCCTCGTCGCTAAAAGCGAAAACGAAGTGGGAGAGGAGAGAGAAATGGAATCACCTTGTTGTACCACTAAACAACGTTTTTAA
- a CDS encoding anaerobic C4-dicarboxylate transporter: protein MFWIELLVVLAAIFIGARLGGVGLGVMGGVGLAILTFVFGVHPTAPPIDVMLMITAVVTAAGTLQAAGGLDFLVEIAAHILKRNPSHITYLGPIVTYVFTFFAGTGHVAYSVLPVIAEVARSTGIRPERPLSISVIASQQAITASPISAATVALLGLTATAGVELSDILMICVPATFVACMVGAFFVNRMGKELATDPEYLKRLGTPELEEALLKAQSGEEQVLPKASRNARYSVGLFLLGTITIVLLGSFPGMRPTWTTGDGAVMRLAMSNAIEIVMLTVSGLILLISRVKVQKVATGSVFMAGMQAVIAIFGIAWLGDSFFSGNMDMLGGNIRTMVTSQPWTFAIALFILSILLFSQAATVRALMPLGIALGIPTPLLLAMFPAVNGYFFIPNYPTVVAAINFDQTGTTHIGKYVLNHSFMLPGLIATSGAVAIGFVLAGVLL, encoded by the coding sequence ATGTTTTGGATAGAACTGCTGGTTGTTCTTGCAGCCATTTTCATAGGCGCCCGTCTCGGCGGTGTCGGCTTGGGCGTCATGGGCGGAGTGGGCCTCGCCATTCTTACCTTTGTTTTTGGCGTGCATCCCACGGCTCCCCCCATCGACGTCATGCTCATGATCACGGCCGTCGTTACGGCGGCCGGGACGTTACAGGCCGCCGGAGGTTTGGACTTTCTCGTCGAAATCGCGGCGCATATTCTAAAAAGGAACCCCAGTCACATTACGTACCTGGGCCCGATCGTGACCTACGTCTTCACCTTCTTCGCCGGAACCGGCCATGTGGCCTACTCCGTGTTGCCCGTCATCGCCGAAGTGGCGAGAAGCACGGGGATACGTCCCGAACGTCCACTGTCCATTTCGGTCATCGCCTCGCAGCAAGCCATCACGGCCAGCCCCATTTCCGCCGCCACCGTGGCTCTGTTGGGTCTCACGGCGACCGCCGGGGTGGAGCTAAGCGACATCCTCATGATCTGTGTACCCGCGACCTTCGTGGCCTGCATGGTGGGGGCCTTCTTCGTCAATCGCATGGGCAAGGAACTTGCCACCGACCCAGAGTATCTCAAGCGACTGGGGACCCCTGAGCTGGAAGAAGCCCTGCTCAAAGCGCAAAGCGGTGAAGAACAAGTCCTGCCCAAAGCCTCCAGAAATGCCAGATACTCCGTCGGCCTCTTCCTGCTGGGCACCATCACCATCGTCCTGCTGGGCTCTTTCCCCGGAATGCGCCCGACCTGGACCACCGGCGACGGTGCCGTCATGCGCCTTGCCATGTCGAATGCCATTGAAATCGTCATGTTGACGGTTTCCGGTCTGATTCTGTTGATCAGTCGCGTCAAGGTTCAGAAGGTCGCAACCGGAAGCGTCTTCATGGCGGGCATGCAGGCCGTCATCGCCATCTTCGGCATAGCCTGGCTCGGCGACAGCTTCTTCAGCGGCAACATGGACATGCTGGGCGGCAACATCCGGACCATGGTCACATCGCAGCCGTGGACCTTTGCCATCGCCCTGTTCATCTTGTCCATCCTGCTGTTCAGCCAAGCCGCGACGGTCCGAGCGCTCATGCCGCTCGGCATCGCCCTGGGTATCCCCACGCCGCTTCTCCTGGCCATGTTCCCGGCGGTCAACGGATACTTCTTCATCCCGAACTACCCGACCGTGGTGGCCGCCATCAACTTCGACCAGACGGGCACAACGCATATCGGAAAGTATGTTCTCAACCACAGCTTCATGTTGCCGGGGCTCATCGCGACAAGCGGGGCCGTTGCCATCGGCTTCGTATTGGCCGGGGTCCTGTTGTAG
- a CDS encoding fumarate reductase flavoprotein subunit encodes MQEVITTDMLCIGAGLAGERVAIETAKAGFNTICLSLVPARRSHSAAAQGGMQAALGNCAMGEGDNPDVHFADTVKGSDWGCDQEVARLFCETAPIAIRQLAHWGVPWNRVEPGEDGYFQGGKKYSKTEKSENAGLITARNFGGTAKWRTCYTSDGTGHTMLFTMDNKATQAGIDIHDRCEAVALLHDGTRCFGAVARCMRTGRLRIYYAKAVLIASGGFGRIYRESTNAVICTGGGQAICLDTGIVQLGNMEAIQFHPTGVVPGNILVTEGCRGDGGVLLDVDKKRFMHIYEPAKAELASRDVVSRRMTEHIRAGKGVPSPYGEHLWLDIGHLGAKHINTRLREVEEICTNFLGVDPITQLIPVRPTQHYSMGGVRTDKHGKAYGLKGLFAAGEAACWDMHGFNRLGGNSLAETVVAGMIVGQSCVRFLKGESACFDTGIANEQCRNVQQRIHTLVAGNGREKAFSLRNEMQDVMMEGVGIFRNELGLSNAYTRLEELHARAASLKLASNGCGANAELSLALQLRGLIRLALCVTKGALERTESRGSHAREDYPERNDRDWLVRTLSRWDVDNDHPCLDYEPASRVWEIPPGDRGYGGGTVISTDSTNKKEASE; translated from the coding sequence ATGCAGGAAGTTATTACGACAGACATGCTTTGCATCGGTGCGGGGCTGGCCGGAGAACGCGTCGCCATCGAAACCGCAAAAGCCGGATTCAATACCATCTGCCTCAGCTTGGTGCCTGCCAGACGATCCCACTCTGCCGCGGCGCAGGGCGGCATGCAGGCAGCCCTGGGTAACTGCGCCATGGGGGAAGGGGACAATCCGGATGTCCATTTCGCCGATACGGTCAAAGGCTCTGACTGGGGCTGCGACCAGGAAGTTGCAAGACTCTTTTGCGAAACGGCCCCCATCGCCATCCGCCAATTGGCCCACTGGGGCGTTCCCTGGAACCGCGTGGAGCCGGGGGAAGACGGATATTTCCAGGGCGGTAAAAAATACTCCAAGACCGAAAAGTCGGAAAACGCCGGTCTGATCACCGCGAGGAACTTCGGCGGAACCGCCAAGTGGCGCACATGTTACACCTCGGACGGCACCGGCCACACCATGCTGTTCACCATGGATAACAAGGCGACACAGGCCGGAATCGATATTCACGACCGTTGCGAGGCCGTTGCCCTGCTGCATGACGGCACGCGTTGCTTCGGCGCCGTCGCACGCTGCATGCGCACGGGGCGCCTGCGGATATACTATGCAAAGGCCGTCCTGATCGCGTCCGGAGGGTTCGGCCGCATCTACCGGGAATCCACCAACGCCGTCATCTGCACCGGAGGCGGCCAGGCCATCTGCCTGGACACGGGCATCGTGCAGCTCGGCAACATGGAGGCGATCCAGTTCCACCCCACGGGAGTGGTCCCCGGAAATATCCTGGTCACGGAAGGTTGCCGGGGTGACGGCGGCGTTCTCCTCGACGTCGACAAGAAACGGTTCATGCACATCTATGAACCGGCCAAGGCGGAACTCGCATCCCGCGACGTTGTGTCCCGACGCATGACCGAACACATCCGGGCGGGGAAAGGCGTGCCATCCCCATACGGTGAACACCTCTGGCTGGACATAGGCCATCTGGGCGCCAAACACATCAACACCCGCCTGCGCGAAGTGGAAGAGATTTGCACGAACTTCCTGGGCGTGGATCCCATTACCCAGCTCATCCCGGTTCGCCCGACCCAGCACTACTCCATGGGCGGCGTGCGCACGGACAAGCACGGCAAGGCCTACGGGCTGAAAGGACTGTTCGCCGCTGGCGAAGCGGCCTGCTGGGACATGCACGGCTTCAACCGTCTCGGCGGGAACTCCCTTGCAGAAACCGTGGTGGCCGGAATGATCGTGGGGCAAAGCTGCGTTCGTTTCCTCAAGGGTGAAAGCGCGTGTTTCGATACCGGAATCGCCAACGAGCAATGCAGGAATGTGCAACAGCGCATCCACACGCTGGTTGCCGGCAACGGCCGGGAAAAGGCTTTCTCCCTTCGCAATGAAATGCAGGATGTGATGATGGAGGGTGTCGGAATCTTCCGCAACGAACTGGGATTGAGCAATGCGTACACCCGGCTTGAAGAACTGCACGCCCGCGCCGCCAGCCTGAAGCTCGCCTCCAACGGCTGCGGCGCCAACGCCGAACTGTCCCTGGCGTTGCAGCTTCGCGGCTTGATTCGCCTTGCCCTCTGCGTCACGAAAGGCGCCCTGGAACGCACGGAAAGCCGGGGCTCACACGCCAGGGAAGACTATCCGGAAAGAAACGATCGCGACTGGCTCGTGCGGACCCTGAGCCGCTGGGATGTGGACAATGACCACCCTTGTCTCGATTACGAGCCCGCGTCCCGGGTCTGGGAAATCCCGCCGGGCGACAGGGGGTACGGAGGAGGAACAGTCATCAGCACAGACTCAACAAATAAAAAGGAAGCGTCGGAATGA
- the hpdC gene encoding 4-hydroxyphenylacetate decarboxylase small subunit, which yields MKLEYRDTREFVPVDADKGLDRLTGEMVKGDSKAPESYTRLPKCKFCQNYSESEDNMGICEASMQEGKFMAYGDMTAVTCDMFKEA from the coding sequence ATGAAACTCGAATACCGCGACACCCGTGAATTCGTCCCTGTGGATGCAGACAAGGGGCTGGATCGCCTGACTGGCGAAATGGTCAAGGGAGACTCCAAAGCTCCTGAGAGCTATACCCGTCTGCCCAAGTGCAAGTTTTGTCAAAACTACTCGGAATCCGAAGACAACATGGGCATCTGTGAAGCCAGCATGCAGGAAGGCAAGTTTATGGCCTATGGCGACATGACAGCAGTTACCTGCGACATGTTCAAGGAGGCCTAA
- a CDS encoding DUF4125 family protein yields the protein MTIPVRNQERINQIVDIELEMFRHVNSTVHSPCQDHLNTFKTMRTMHHSVLPMPVLESYLSDLTNAQKSGRNLMTEKYARMENRIPPINESRHIGDIVDIETNWMVELLEKYPKTFEGSGEMFKTYLRCELETMSDQTLLLLLATERKAALDRVNMVEERYNNLFKGFGYKSLAERERGDDAPPRRDKFTTLAKT from the coding sequence ATGACCATTCCTGTTCGTAATCAAGAAAGAATAAATCAAATAGTGGACATAGAGTTGGAAATGTTTCGACATGTGAACTCCACAGTCCATTCTCCGTGTCAGGACCACCTCAACACGTTCAAAACCATGCGAACGATGCATCATTCTGTACTCCCAATGCCTGTGCTGGAGTCATATTTATCCGATCTCACGAATGCCCAGAAGTCAGGCCGCAATTTGATGACTGAAAAATATGCACGCATGGAGAATCGCATCCCACCGATCAACGAGTCCCGCCATATCGGCGACATTGTCGACATCGAAACCAACTGGATGGTCGAGTTGTTGGAGAAATACCCCAAAACCTTTGAAGGTAGCGGGGAAATGTTCAAGACCTATCTTCGTTGCGAATTGGAAACGATGTCAGATCAGACCTTGCTTCTCCTGCTTGCGACAGAACGGAAAGCCGCGCTTGATCGGGTAAATATGGTGGAAGAGCGCTACAACAACTTATTCAAAGGATTTGGATATAAATCACTGGCAGAAAGAGAGCGTGGAGACGATGCCCCCCCACGCAGGGATAAATTTACAACTCTTGCAAAAACCTAA
- a CDS encoding glycyl-radical enzyme activating protein, translating to MYKAIDEISVGDTSETLTGLVFDVQGHSVHDGPGTRTTVFLNGCPLSCIWCSNPEGLHRKRVMMYRETRCQCCGHCVDTCPENAVSIENDKLHFNREICDFCTSLKCIETCYHEALTINSKQYSVDDLIRIFQRDRQFWGSKGGVTFSGGEPLFQKKFILPLLKECKKRFIHTCIETTSCISTDFYLKATSYVDWIFTDIKHMDSAAHRKLTGVGNELILSNIEKLVRSDWNGVIIPRIPIIPGRNDSASNIAETADFIRSIGLDAVNLLPFHRLGESKYRQLGRTYALAEQTSPSDEQMQHLKSIAEEKGLFCFVGWDTPF from the coding sequence ATGTACAAAGCAATTGACGAAATATCTGTAGGGGACACTTCCGAGACATTGACGGGCCTCGTTTTCGACGTGCAGGGACACTCTGTTCACGACGGACCCGGTACCAGAACCACCGTGTTCCTGAACGGATGTCCGCTCAGTTGCATCTGGTGCAGCAATCCCGAGGGACTGCATAGAAAACGGGTCATGATGTACCGGGAGACCCGTTGCCAATGTTGTGGCCACTGTGTGGACACATGCCCTGAAAATGCAGTCTCCATCGAAAATGACAAACTCCACTTCAACCGCGAAATCTGCGACTTCTGTACGAGCCTCAAATGTATAGAAACATGCTACCATGAAGCACTCACAATCAACAGCAAGCAGTATTCCGTTGATGATCTCATCAGGATTTTCCAACGGGATCGCCAATTCTGGGGCTCAAAGGGAGGCGTCACCTTCAGTGGGGGTGAACCGCTGTTTCAGAAAAAATTCATTCTGCCGCTGCTCAAAGAATGTAAAAAGCGTTTCATACACACCTGTATAGAGACCACGTCCTGCATTTCAACGGATTTCTACTTGAAAGCCACGAGCTATGTGGACTGGATTTTTACGGATATCAAGCACATGGACTCAGCCGCGCATCGCAAATTGACCGGTGTAGGCAATGAGCTCATTCTCAGCAATATCGAGAAGCTTGTCCGCTCCGACTGGAACGGAGTCATCATCCCCAGGATTCCCATCATTCCCGGCAGAAATGACTCCGCATCCAATATTGCCGAAACCGCCGACTTCATTCGCAGCATCGGACTGGACGCAGTGAACCTGCTGCCATTTCACCGGCTTGGCGAATCCAAGTATCGGCAATTAGGACGTACCTACGCTCTGGCCGAGCAGACCTCGCCCTCGGATGAACAGATGCAGCATCTCAAATCAATAGCCGAAGAAAAAGGACTCTTTTGCTTTGTCGGATGGGACACTCCCTTCTAG
- a CDS encoding fumarate reductase iron-sulfur subunit, with product MNRNLYFNILRYDPEQPDIEPYMQSYLLKETERMTLFIALNRLREEQDASLKFDFCCRAGICGACAMVINGRPGLACHTQTKDLPAIINLLPLPFFKLIGDLSVDTGIWFREMNRQVESWIHTKEVFDPQASEQRMDNSTAEQIYELERCIECGCCLAACGTARMREDFLGAAGLNRIGRFLLDPRDQRNEQDFFQLIGSDRGIFGCMGLLACEDVCPKHLPLQDQLGFIRRKMGLRALHNLFKR from the coding sequence ATGAACAGGAACCTGTACTTCAACATCCTCCGCTACGATCCAGAACAACCCGACATCGAACCTTACATGCAATCATATTTGCTGAAAGAGACCGAGCGAATGACCCTGTTCATCGCCCTGAACCGGTTACGTGAGGAACAGGATGCCTCACTCAAATTCGACTTCTGCTGCCGAGCGGGCATCTGCGGGGCATGCGCCATGGTCATCAACGGACGGCCGGGCCTGGCCTGCCACACGCAGACCAAGGATCTACCGGCCATCATTAATCTTTTACCCCTCCCGTTCTTCAAGCTCATCGGAGACCTATCAGTGGATACGGGCATCTGGTTCAGGGAAATGAACCGGCAGGTTGAGTCATGGATTCATACCAAGGAGGTATTCGATCCCCAAGCCTCTGAACAACGGATGGACAATTCAACGGCGGAACAAATCTACGAACTCGAACGGTGCATCGAATGCGGCTGTTGTCTGGCGGCATGCGGAACGGCGCGCATGCGCGAGGATTTTCTGGGAGCCGCCGGACTCAATCGCATAGGGCGCTTTCTGCTGGATCCACGGGATCAACGGAATGAACAGGATTTCTTCCAATTGATTGGCAGTGATCGGGGCATATTCGGCTGCATGGGCCTGCTGGCCTGTGAAGACGTCTGCCCCAAGCACCTGCCGCTTCAAGATCAACTTGGATTTATCCGCAGAAAGATGGGGTTGCGCGCCCTTCACAATCTCTTCAAACGCTGA
- a CDS encoding succinate dehydrogenase/fumarate reductase cytochrome b subunit produces the protein MHTERALRVVVPNQYAALLDWTQMLTGAILILFMWGHMLMVASVNLGVDAFDWIAKLLEAFLLTQVFGPVIGLLFLIHFAVALRKIPVRSFEQISIWRQATMLRHKDTWLWLVQAGSAMLILIMGSAHMWVVLGDLPITAAKSAARVGGLWLPFYLLLLPLAELHVGIGLYRIGVKWGFISRRNRTFCHRTEVIVTAGFILIGLTTLVQFCILNLQHL, from the coding sequence ATGCATACCGAAAGGGCTCTCCGCGTTGTCGTGCCCAACCAATACGCCGCGCTGCTGGACTGGACCCAGATGCTGACCGGCGCGATTCTGATTCTATTCATGTGGGGCCATATGTTGATGGTCGCAAGCGTCAACCTGGGCGTCGACGCCTTTGACTGGATTGCGAAGCTGCTCGAAGCCTTCCTGCTGACCCAGGTATTCGGGCCGGTCATCGGCCTGTTGTTCCTGATTCATTTTGCCGTCGCGCTCCGCAAGATTCCGGTCCGCTCCTTCGAACAGATCTCCATCTGGCGCCAGGCCACAATGCTCCGCCACAAGGACACCTGGCTCTGGTTGGTGCAGGCTGGCAGCGCAATGCTCATCCTCATTATGGGGTCCGCCCATATGTGGGTCGTGCTGGGCGACCTGCCCATCACCGCAGCCAAAAGCGCTGCCCGGGTGGGCGGTCTCTGGCTGCCCTTCTACCTCCTCCTGCTGCCGCTGGCGGAGCTGCACGTCGGCATAGGCCTCTACCGAATCGGCGTGAAATGGGGCTTCATTTCGCGCAGGAATCGCACGTTCTGCCACCGGACAGAGGTCATCGTTACCGCCGGGTTCATACTCATCGGCCTGACCACTCTCGTCCAATTTTGTATTCTCAACCTTCAACATTTATGA